In Aegilops tauschii subsp. strangulata cultivar AL8/78 chromosome 3, Aet v6.0, whole genome shotgun sequence, one genomic interval encodes:
- the LOC109778353 gene encoding uncharacterized protein — translation MAAGRKVTMSSAGVAAALVALLVVAAASGATGYHVCNVDTDSLVNNCKSYCTAGSSEASPSGACCGAVRGGDFHCLCQYKGVLPKNIDANRAMQIPGKCSYGAVSC, via the coding sequence ATGGCCGCCGGGAGGAAGGTGACGATGAGCAGCGCCGGCGTGGCCGCCGCGCTGGTGGCGCTGCTGGTcgtggcggcggcgtcgggcgcgaCCGGGTACCATGTCTGCAACGTGGACACGGACAGCCTGGTCAACAACTGCAAGTCCTACTGCACGGCGGGCAGCTCGGAGGCCAGTCCCAGCGGCGCGTGCTGCGGCGCGGTGCGCGGCGGTGACTTCCACTGCCTCTGCCAGTACAAGGGCGTGCTGCCCAAGAACATCGACGCCAACCGCGCCATGCAGATCCCCGGCAAGTGCAGCTACGGGGCGGTCTCCTGCTAG